In Rhizobium sp. BT03, the sequence AATTCCGATAGAGATTCGCAGGCCCATTCACGAGGAACTGCTCCGCTTATGCCGCGGAGACGAGGAGGATATATCCGTCATGACTTCGATCCGCTTTGCGCTCAACCATATGGCCGCACCGTCGCTCGCCATCGATGATTTCTTCGCGCTGACAAAGTCGCTCGGCATCGACGCGGTCGAGATCCGCAACGATCTTTCCGGCAATGCCATTCTCGACGGTACCAAACCGGAAGCGATCAAGGACGCAGCCAGCCGCCACGGCCTGACGATCATCTCGATCAACGCCCTGCAGCGTTTCAACGAGTGGAATGCCGCAAGGGCCGCTGAAGCGCAGGAACTGATCGATTATGCCAGCGCCTGCGGCGCCGCGGCGCTTGTGCTCGTTCCGAAGAACGACGGCACCGGCTGCGCCGACGGCGAGCGCCAGGCCAATCTGCGCCAGTCGCTGACGGCGCTGAAGCCGATGCTCGAGAAAGCCGGCATCACAGGTCTCGTCGAGCCGCTCGGTTTCGAGATCTGCTCGCTGCGTTCGAAGACCGAGGCGGCCGAGGCGATCCGGGAACTTGGCGCACAATCGACCTTCAAGCTCGTCCACGACACCTTCCACCATCACCTTGCCGGGGAAGCCGCGACCTTCCCGGAGCTTTCCGGCCTAGTGCACATTTCCGGGGTCAGCGACCCTGCCGTTTCCGTTGCCGATATGCGCGATTCCCATCGTGTGCTCGTCGACGGCGACGACCGGCTCGACAATGCCGGGCAGATCAAGGCGCTGCTGCAGGCGGGCTATAAGGGGCCTTTCTCCTTCGAGCCCTTTGCGGCGGAAGTGCACGCCGTGAAGGACCCGGCCGGCGCGCTTCGCGCCAGCATGGATTATCTGACCGCGCGGGTTTGAAGTCTGAGCGAGACGTCGTCCTACGATCGGCCGCCTGCGAGCGGCCGATCGTGACACATTATTCCCGGCCCCTGAACCGGCGCTGATAGGCCGGGTCGTAGAGCGAGCTCTCGCGGAAATCCGCCGCTGCGAGCGACTGGCCGACGAAGATGATCGCCGTGCGTTCGATCGGTTCGGCCGCGACCTTGGCCTCGATATCGGAAAGCGTGCCGCGCAGGATGCGTTCGTCCGGCCAGGAGGCCTTGACGACGATCGCGACCGGGCAATCGGCGCCGTAGAGCGGTGTCAATTCCTCCACCACCTGCTTCAGCGCATGAATTGCCAGATGGACCGCCAGTGTGGCGCCCGTCGCGCCGAATTTCGCCAGCGTCTCGTCGTTCGGCATCGGCGACGCCCGGCCGGAAACGCGGGTGAGCACCAGGCTTTGGGCCACTGACGGGATGGTCAGCTCGCGCCCGAGTGCCGAGGCGGCCGCCGCAAAGGCCGGCACACCCGGCGTCATCGTATAGGCGATGCCGTGTTTCTCGAGCCGGCGCACTTGCTCGGCGACCGCACTCCAGACCGAGAGATCGCCGGAATGTAGCCGGGCGACATCCTGGCCGGCCGCTGCGGCGCTCAGATATTCCGCCTCGATCTCGTCGAGCGACATCGGCGCGGTATCGACGATACGCGCATCCGGCGGGCAATATTGCAGCAGTTCCGGCGAGACGATCGAGCCGGCATAGAGGCAGACCGGGCATTGGGCGATGAGATCGCGGCCGCGCACCGTGATCAGATCCGCAGCACCCGGTCCCGCGCCGATGAAATGCACCGTCATTCCCTCATCCTTTCGTCCAGCGCCATTGCGTCACCGGCATGGCCGGCCGCCAGCCGCTCATGCCGCCTATGGGCTCGGCACGCGATATTTCGATCCGTGTGAGAAAGCCGCCGCGTTTTGCGTGTTCACTGAGGAGCACGGCTTCCATCTCCAGCGTCACGGCATTGGCGACGATCTGCCCGCCCCGCTTCAGCGCGGCGATCGCGGCATCGATGACGCCGGGCTCGCTGCCGCCGCCGCCGAGGAAGATCGCATCCGGTTCCGGCAGGCCCGCCAGCGCGCCGGGTGCCGTGCCTTCGATGACGGCGAGATGCGGCACGCCGAAGGCGGATGCGTTGCGCGCAACGCGCGCGGCCCGCTCCGGCGATTGTTCGATGGCGATTGCCGTCAGCGACGGATTGGCCAGCATCCACTCGATGCCGATCGATCCCGAGCCCGCACCGATATCCCAGAGCAGCTCACCATGGCGCGGCGCGAGCGCGGACAGCGTCATCGCCCGGATTTCGCGTTTGGTGATCTGTCCGTCATGCTCGAACAGCGCGTCCTCGAGCCCGGCGGCGAAAGGCAGAATGCGAGCCCCCTCCCCTGCCGCGATTTGCAGGGCGCAGACGTTGAGGGAATCGATATCCGTGAGGTCGAAATCCGCGGCCAGCGCATGTCTTCGCCGTTCGCGTGTGCCGCCCAGCGCCTCGAGCACGGTAAGCTGCGACTGACCGAAACCACCGGCGGCAAGCAGGGCAGCCAGATCACCCGGGCCCTTCTCGTCCGAGGTCAGCGCGATGATGCGCCGCCCGGGGTGTAGATGCGGCCGGATCAGGTCGGTCGGTCTGCCATGCAGCGAAATCGCCGTGACGTCCTGCAGCGGCCAGCCGAGACGCGAGGCGGCGAGGCTGAAGGCCGATGGCGCCGGGATGGTGCGCATCTCTTCCGCCGCCACATGGCGGGAAAGCGTTGCACCGACGCCGTAGAGAAACGGGTCGCCGGAGGCGAGCACGACGACGGGCGTGCCGCGCCTCTGGAGGATGGCATCGACCGAGCGCTCGAACGGGCTCTGCCAAGAAAACCTTTCGCCTGATATCAGCGACGCCGCAAGCGTATGGTGCCGCGCCCCGCCGAAGACAACCGGTGCGGTTTTGATCAGCCGCCTTGCCTCTTCGCCAAGCCCTTCTGGACCATCTTCGCCGATGCCGATAATAGTCAGCCAGCGCGGGCCGGAAGCAGGGGAGATATCAGACATGGGAAGACCTCGCATTCTGCTCCTCGGCGGTACCGGCGAAGCGCGCCTGCTCGCCGACGCGCTGGCGGCGCAGGGAAATGGCGATGTTCTTCTGTCGCTGGCCGGCCGCACCGAAAAACCGGCCGCGCAGCCGGTTCCGGTTCGCATCGGCGGATTCGGTGGGGCTGCGGCGCTGGCCGATTTTCTGAAGGCCGGCGGATATGATCTGCTGATCGATGCCACGCATCCCTTCGCCGAGCGCATTTCCGCCAACGCCGCCTTTGCCGCCGAGACCACCGGTATCGCCACGATCGCGCTGCGCCGTCCCGAATGGCAGCGCCTGCCGGGCGATCATTGGCGGGAGGTGCGGAGCATTCCGGCGGCCATCGAGGCGCTCGGCCCCTTCCCTCGCCGGGTCTTGCTGGCGACGGGCCGGCAGGGCGCGCATCATGCGGAGGCGGCGCCGCAGCATTTCTATCTCATCCGCAGCGTCGATCCCGTCGAGCCGCCGCTGGCGCTTGTCAATGTCGACTATGTGATTGATCGCGGTCCCTTCACGCTGGAAGGCGAATGCACTCTGCTGAAGCGACACCGCATCGACGCCGTCATTGCCAAGAACAGCGGTGGCGCGGCCACCTATGCGAAGATCGAGGCGGCCCGCCTGCTCGGCATCGAGGTGATGATGGTCACGCGCGCGGCGGTCTCCACGGTCAAGACGGTCGAAACTGTCGAGGCGGCGCTGGCAGCGGTCGATCACCTCTTCCCCCCTGCCATGAAACGCGGGGTATAGACGAGGTCCGGCCGGCCGGGCCGCGTGACGATCCGCGTTTCGGCCGATCCGATGATGACGCAGGTCGCCATATCGGCCATCGAGGCGTCCGCCTGTGACAGCTTCTGCACTACGATACGCTCGTCCGGCCGCCCGGCCGCGCGCCCGAAAATAATGGGGGTCGTTGCCGGCAGATGGTCGCGCAGCAGTTTGAAGGCTTCGCCGAGTTGCCAGGGCCGCGCCCGGCTGATGGGATTATAGAGGGCGATGACGAAGCCGGCCCTGGCTGCCAATTCGAGGCGGTTTTCTATTATATTCCAAGGCTTTAAATTGTCGGAGAGCGAGATGGCGCAGAAATCGTGCCCAAGCGGCGCCCCGGCTCTTGCCGCCACCGCCAGCATGGCGGTGATGCCGGGCAGGATGGTGAGATCGACCGCGCGCCAGGCGGCCGGTCCGTTCTCGATCGCCTCGCAGACGGCGGCAGCCATGGCGAAGACACCGGGGTCGCCGCCGGAGACGACGCAGACTTTCGAGCCATCCGCTGCCATGGAAAGGGCCGCCCCTGCCCTGTCGAGTTCTTCGCGATTGTCGGAGGCATGCCTTAGCTGATCGTCGCGAAGCTGCAGCCGGTCGAGATAGGGTCCATAACCAAAGAAATCCGTTGCCGCATCGACGGCGGCGAGCGCTTCCGGCGTCATCTGCTCGGGATTGCCGGGACCGGTGCCGATCACGAAAAGCCGGCCGCTCATCGGCTGCCCTCCCAGCCCGGCACAAGGACCAGCGAAAAATACGGTGCATCGCCTTCAGTCTTGTCGGCGAGCTTTTCCATCGCTGCATTCGCCATGGTGCCGCGCTCGACATAGACGGCCTCCGCAAGCCGGCCGGCCGCCGCCAAGGCGCGGCGGATCTTCGGCAGATTGCGGCCGACCTTCATGATGACGGCGGCTTGCGTATCGGCAAGGCGGCGAGTCAGCTCGGCCTCGGCCATCGTACCGGGCAGTACGGAAAGCACGTCGTCCCCCTGGACGATCGGCATGCCTGCCAGGGACCAGCAGCCGGACATGGCGCTGATGCCGGGGATTACCTCAGTCGGATAGCGTGTGGAAAGCCTGACATGCAGGTGCATATAGGAGCCGTAGAACAGCGGATCGCCTTCGCTGAGCACGGCGACGGTCAGCCCGGCATCGAGATGGCCGGCGACGGTTTCGGCAGACCGGTCGTAGAACTGGGTGATCAGGCTCTGATAGCGATCGTCGTTCTTATCGATCTCGGTGGTGACGGGATAATAGAGCGGCAGCAGCGTCATACCGGAGTTCAGCAGCGGTTCGACGATCGCCTTGCCGTTGCCGCCCCTGCCCTGCTTGGCGAAATAGGCGATGACGTCGGCGCTTTCGATGACGCGGACAGCTTTGAGGGTCAGAAGCTCCGGGTCGCCGGGACCCGTGCCGACGCCGATGAGACGGCCTGTTGTCGTCATAGGCCCGGCCTCGCCAGCGCGTTGATGGCGGCGGCTGTCATCGCGCTGCCGCCGAGCCGGCCGCGCACGATGGCAAAGGGGACGCCGTAAGAATTCTCCGCCAGCGCATCCTTCGATTCCGCCGCGCCGACAAAGCCCACCGGCATGCCGAGGATCGCTGCGGGTTTCGGGGCGCCGTCGCGCAGGAGTTCGAGCAGGTGGAAGAGTGCGGTCGGCGCATTGCCGATCGCAACGACGCTGCCGCCGAGCCGGTCGAGCCAGAGATGCATGGCGGCGGCCGAGCGCGTATTGCCGATCTTGAGGGCCAGTTCCGGGGTGGCGGGGTCGCGCAGCGTGCAGATGACCTCGTTCAGCGCCGGCAGCCGCGCTCGGGTCACGCCCTGGGAGACCATCTCCGCATCGCAGAAGATCGGCGCCCCGGCCTTCAGCGCGTCGCGCGCGGCGCTGACGACATCGGCGGAGAACAGGAAATGCTCCGCCGCCTCGACCAGCCCGCAGGCATGGATCATGCGCACGGCGATGTCGGCCTGATCTTCGGTGAAGCGCGAAAGATCGGCCTCGGCGCGGATGATCGCAAAGGAGCGCTCGTAGATCGCGTCACCGCTGCGGATATAATCGTAGTCTGGCATTCTTATTCCTGTCGCAGCGCCTTCGAAAGACCGGTTGCGCCAAGCCGTGTAAGGCAGGCGGCAGCCGATTCGCCAGCGCCTCTGTTGTCTTCGATGGACCGGGCGAGCCTCTCTATAGCGAAATCGATCCGACCGCCAGCGATCCGTTCATCCGGCCGATCCGCAGCGAGCCCGTGGAGAATGAGGTCGTAGCCTTCAGCCGTGCCCGTCAGCGTCAGCGCCGGCCGGGCATGCGCGCAGCCCTTGGCGCAGCCGGAGAGATGCAGCGTCAGCGAACCGTCGAAGAGGGCAGGTGCCGCCGCCAGGATGCGGCGCGCCAGACTGCGTGTTTTGTAGAAGGCGGAACCGCAGGCGCCGGCGCCGGCGCAAGCGGCGATATGCTCGGCTTTCTCGCAGGCTTGGGCGCCGAAGCCACTTTCGGCTGCCGCGGTCTGCACGGCCGGCGCCGCCTCTGCCGCAAGCCCGAGCAGGAAGAAACTGCGGCCGGGCGCCAGCCGGATCGCGGTTGCGCCAGAGGCCTTGGCGAGATCAAGCAGGGCGATCAGATCGGCCGCGCGGATCTGGCCGAATTCCGGCCGGACGCCGAGCACGGTTTTGCCGTCCGCCAGTCTGTGTAGGCCGGCAAGCGGCCTCTTGGCCACGCGGGATGGAAGGGATCGAGGTTCGCTGATGGTGGGAAAGCTTGCCCGCAGACGCGCCGGATCGATATCCCGTGCCCGGCTGCCCTGCCCGAGCTTTGCCAGCAGGCTCAGAACCTCGCCCACGGCAGAGACCGCCGCTTCCGCAGGGCCAACCACTACCGGTGTTGCCGTTTCGCCATCGCCGTTGATCGCAACAAGCCAATGCGCCGGCGATTGTGCAACGAGACGGATATCGGCGGAAAGCGCCGACAAGCCGAAGGCTCCGCC encodes:
- a CDS encoding precorrin-8X methylmutase, encoding MPDYDYIRSGDAIYERSFAIIRAEADLSRFTEDQADIAVRMIHACGLVEAAEHFLFSADVVSAARDALKAGAPIFCDAEMVSQGVTRARLPALNEVICTLRDPATPELALKIGNTRSAAAMHLWLDRLGGSVVAIGNAPTALFHLLELLRDGAPKPAAILGMPVGFVGAAESKDALAENSYGVPFAIVRGRLGGSAMTAAAINALARPGL
- the cobM gene encoding precorrin-4 C(11)-methyltransferase encodes the protein MTVHFIGAGPGAADLITVRGRDLIAQCPVCLYAGSIVSPELLQYCPPDARIVDTAPMSLDEIEAEYLSAAAAGQDVARLHSGDLSVWSAVAEQVRRLEKHGIAYTMTPGVPAFAAAASALGRELTIPSVAQSLVLTRVSGRASPMPNDETLAKFGATGATLAVHLAIHALKQVVEELTPLYGADCPVAIVVKASWPDERILRGTLSDIEAKVAAEPIERTAIIFVGQSLAAADFRESSLYDPAYQRRFRGRE
- a CDS encoding TIM barrel protein is translated as MTSIRFALNHMAAPSLAIDDFFALTKSLGIDAVEIRNDLSGNAILDGTKPEAIKDAASRHGLTIISINALQRFNEWNAARAAEAQELIDYASACGAAALVLVPKNDGTGCADGERQANLRQSLTALKPMLEKAGITGLVEPLGFEICSLRSKTEAAEAIRELGAQSTFKLVHDTFHHHLAGEAATFPELSGLVHISGVSDPAVSVADMRDSHRVLVDGDDRLDNAGQIKALLQAGYKGPFSFEPFAAEVHAVKDPAGALRASMDYLTARV
- a CDS encoding precorrin-2 C(20)-methyltransferase, whose amino-acid sequence is MTTTGRLIGVGTGPGDPELLTLKAVRVIESADVIAYFAKQGRGGNGKAIVEPLLNSGMTLLPLYYPVTTEIDKNDDRYQSLITQFYDRSAETVAGHLDAGLTVAVLSEGDPLFYGSYMHLHVRLSTRYPTEVIPGISAMSGCWSLAGMPIVQGDDVLSVLPGTMAEAELTRRLADTQAAVIMKVGRNLPKIRRALAAAGRLAEAVYVERGTMANAAMEKLADKTEGDAPYFSLVLVPGWEGSR
- the cbiE gene encoding precorrin-6y C5,15-methyltransferase (decarboxylating) subunit CbiE encodes the protein MSDISPASGPRWLTIIGIGEDGPEGLGEEARRLIKTAPVVFGGARHHTLAASLISGERFSWQSPFERSVDAILQRRGTPVVVLASGDPFLYGVGATLSRHVAAEEMRTIPAPSAFSLAASRLGWPLQDVTAISLHGRPTDLIRPHLHPGRRIIALTSDEKGPGDLAALLAAGGFGQSQLTVLEALGGTRERRRHALAADFDLTDIDSLNVCALQIAAGEGARILPFAAGLEDALFEHDGQITKREIRAMTLSALAPRHGELLWDIGAGSGSIGIEWMLANPSLTAIAIEQSPERAARVARNASAFGVPHLAVIEGTAPGALAGLPEPDAIFLGGGGSEPGVIDAAIAALKRGGQIVANAVTLEMEAVLLSEHAKRGGFLTRIEISRAEPIGGMSGWRPAMPVTQWRWTKG
- a CDS encoding precorrin-3B C(17)-methyltransferase → MSGRLFVIGTGPGNPEQMTPEALAAVDAATDFFGYGPYLDRLQLRDDQLRHASDNREELDRAGAALSMAADGSKVCVVSGGDPGVFAMAAAVCEAIENGPAAWRAVDLTILPGITAMLAVAARAGAPLGHDFCAISLSDNLKPWNIIENRLELAARAGFVIALYNPISRARPWQLGEAFKLLRDHLPATTPIIFGRAAGRPDERIVVQKLSQADASMADMATCVIIGSAETRIVTRPGRPDLVYTPRFMAGGKR
- a CDS encoding cobalt-precorrin-6A reductase, with the protein product MGRPRILLLGGTGEARLLADALAAQGNGDVLLSLAGRTEKPAAQPVPVRIGGFGGAAALADFLKAGGYDLLIDATHPFAERISANAAFAAETTGIATIALRRPEWQRLPGDHWREVRSIPAAIEALGPFPRRVLLATGRQGAHHAEAAPQHFYLIRSVDPVEPPLALVNVDYVIDRGPFTLEGECTLLKRHRIDAVIAKNSGGAATYAKIEAARLLGIEVMMVTRAAVSTVKTVETVEAALAAVDHLFPPAMKRGV
- the cobG gene encoding precorrin-3B synthase; its protein translation is MGIDTAKVIDGRGETELQRRAAAKMRARGACPALATPMSTGDGLLVRLRPAGGALTLPQFAALARAAAAHGNGILEITARGNLQIRGLRAETVGQLASDIDAAGIAVPDGPAVEISPLHGIDPEEVSDPAAMELALRGKLRDLLTSPRLAPKLSIVVDGGGAFGLSALSADIRLVAQSPAHWLVAINGDGETATPVVVGPAEAAVSAVGEVLSLLAKLGQGSRARDIDPARLRASFPTISEPRSLPSRVAKRPLAGLHRLADGKTVLGVRPEFGQIRAADLIALLDLAKASGATAIRLAPGRSFFLLGLAAEAAPAVQTAAAESGFGAQACEKAEHIAACAGAGACGSAFYKTRSLARRILAAAPALFDGSLTLHLSGCAKGCAHARPALTLTGTAEGYDLILHGLAADRPDERIAGGRIDFAIERLARSIEDNRGAGESAAACLTRLGATGLSKALRQE